The proteins below are encoded in one region of Alistipes indistinctus YIT 12060:
- the ftsZ gene encoding cell division protein FtsZ: MPQQENMPDIIEFDRPRISPSIIMVTGVGGGGSNAVNHMFDLGIADVSFMVCNTDRQALYRSPVPIKVRLGESLTQGLGAGNNPERGREAALESLDEIVEIYKREGTKMVFITAGMGGGTGTGAAPVIAKAAKELGILTVAIVTLPFKTEGPKRMKHAYEGIDELRQYVDSLLLINNENIQDIYGKLTLSEAFGKADDILATAAKSIAEVITRDNTVNVDFADVQTVMKDSGIALMGSGRASGDDRAMKVADAALASPLLNHNDIIGARNILINITSGEEEITLEETYLITEYIQTRSGNNADIIWGAGTDEALGQDIEVTIIATGFDIDTLPQSFDRMTSSPLQARIDSSVLQEDVPAGDEVPAEEETPAAEIPRRHGPFAPRPRWTPPTENSAAPQGMNPLQDRPGFNRPVQPGVQKPGAGESQAGVPGQNPFGMPGGQNANAAGGSNPLSRPAAAPQVIEAKRPDSDVNIDELENVPAFVRRNMKFVKDSSDEGGRATRVVLKDDAPQNDNPGGGSLFD; encoded by the coding sequence ATGCCGCAGCAAGAGAATATGCCCGATATCATAGAATTCGACCGTCCGAGGATCTCTCCCTCGATCATCATGGTGACCGGCGTGGGCGGCGGCGGCAGCAATGCCGTCAACCACATGTTCGACCTGGGGATAGCCGATGTGTCGTTCATGGTCTGCAATACCGACCGGCAGGCGCTTTACCGCAGTCCGGTGCCGATCAAAGTCCGGCTCGGCGAGAGCCTCACGCAGGGGCTCGGCGCGGGCAACAACCCCGAAAGGGGACGCGAGGCCGCTCTCGAAAGCCTCGACGAAATCGTCGAAATCTACAAGCGCGAAGGAACCAAGATGGTCTTCATTACGGCCGGAATGGGCGGCGGTACCGGTACGGGTGCCGCACCGGTGATCGCCAAGGCTGCCAAGGAACTGGGCATTCTGACGGTCGCCATCGTGACGCTGCCGTTCAAGACCGAGGGCCCGAAGCGGATGAAACATGCTTACGAGGGTATCGACGAGTTGCGGCAGTATGTGGATTCGCTGCTGCTGATCAACAACGAGAACATTCAGGATATTTACGGCAAGCTGACCCTTTCGGAGGCGTTCGGCAAGGCCGATGATATTTTGGCCACGGCGGCCAAGAGCATTGCCGAGGTGATTACGCGTGACAATACGGTGAACGTCGACTTCGCCGATGTGCAGACCGTGATGAAGGACAGCGGCATCGCGCTGATGGGTTCGGGCCGCGCTTCGGGCGACGACCGTGCGATGAAAGTGGCCGATGCGGCGCTCGCCTCTCCGCTGCTGAACCACAACGACATTATCGGGGCACGCAATATCCTGATCAACATAACTTCCGGTGAAGAGGAAATCACCCTCGAAGAGACTTACCTGATTACCGAATATATCCAGACGCGTTCGGGCAACAATGCCGACATCATTTGGGGCGCCGGCACAGATGAGGCGCTCGGCCAGGATATCGAGGTGACGATCATCGCCACCGGGTTCGACATCGATACGCTGCCTCAGTCGTTCGACCGCATGACCTCGTCGCCGTTGCAGGCGCGTATTGACAGTTCGGTTTTGCAGGAGGATGTGCCGGCCGGAGACGAAGTTCCCGCAGAGGAGGAGACGCCTGCCGCCGAGATACCGCGCCGCCACGGCCCCTTCGCTCCGCGGCCGAGGTGGACGCCCCCGACCGAAAATTCCGCAGCACCGCAGGGAATGAATCCGTTGCAGGATCGTCCCGGTTTCAACCGTCCCGTCCAGCCGGGAGTGCAGAAGCCGGGTGCGGGCGAGTCCCAGGCAGGCGTTCCCGGACAAAATCCGTTCGGCATGCCGGGAGGGCAAAACGCCAATGCCGCCGGAGGATCGAATCCGCTGAGCCGCCCGGCCGCAGCACCGCAGGTGATCGAGGCCAAGCGCCCGGATTCGGACGTCAATATCGACGAATTGGAGAATGTCCCCGCTTTCGTGCGACGTAACATGAAGTTCGTCAAGGATAGCTCCGACGAAGGCGGACGCGCCACCCGCGTCGTGCTCAAGGACGATGCCCCTCAAAACGACAACCCCGGGGGCGGGTCACTGTTCGATTAA